The genomic DNA AAAACAAATATATGAGTTGGTAAAAACAACATCCATAGAAAATAGTGCCAATGTTGCGCAAATAATTGGTAGAGCTTTGGCATATGATCCTTCGTTAAAAAGTGATGAAGATTTAATGAAATTTAAAGAGGCTACAGATAACAATTTAAAAAAAGAATTACAACAGAAAATAGCCTTAAAACTAGACGCTAAAACAAATATTGACGTCACTTTTTTATCAGCAAATTTAGCAACGCTAAGAGAAGTAAAGACAATAGAGGAGTTAAAATTATTAACCAAAGCTGTTCGTATTTCTGCTATTGGGCAAGTAGAAGTTATGAAAGCCATGAAACCCCACATGTCTGAAATGGAATTACAAGGAATTCATGAATTTGTATATAAAAAATATGGCGCAGAATATGAAGGCTATCCGTCTATAGTTGGCGCAGGAAACAATGGTTGTATATTACATTATATAGAAAACAGTAAAACGAAGTTAGGCAATAACTTGGTTTTAATGGATTTGGGTGCAGAATATAGAGGCTATACAGCAGATGTTACGCGTACAATTCCTGCTAATGGTAAATTTTCTAAAGAACAAAAAGCCATTTATGAGATTGTTTATAATGCACAAGAAGCGGGTATTGCTGCTTATGTTATTGGAGAAAGTATGGCGAAACCAAATTTACTTTCTAAGAAAATTGTAGATGAAGGTTTGTATAAATTAGGCATTATAAAATCTGTAGATGAAAAACATCCGTATTATCCTCATGGCACTTCGCATCATATTGGTTTAGATGTACACGATCCAGGGAATTACGGTAATTTTGAAGAAAATATGGTGGTTACGATGGAACCAGGAATTTATATTCCAGAAGGAAGTACGTGTGATAAAAAATGGTGGGGAATCGGAATTAGAATAGAAGATGATATTTTAGTAACTAGAAACGGTCCTGTAAACTTATCATCCGAAGCACCAAGAACAGTAAACGAAATCGAAAAAATGATGGCAAAAAAATCTGTTTTAGATGATTTTGTATTACCAAATTTAGATAAATAATGAATAAAACAGCCATAATTTTAGGAGCCACAGGTTTAACTGGTAGTCTTCTTTTAGAAAAGTTAATAGCAGACAAATCATATCAAAAAATTAAACTTTTTTCTAGAAGTGCTGTAACTATAACTTCAGATAAAATTGAAGAACATTTAATAGATCTACTAAAATTAGAAGATTCTAAAAATGAGTTTATTGCAGATGAAGTTTTTTGTTGTATTGGAACCACAGCTTCAAAAACAAAAGACAAAGAATTATACAAATCTATAGATTATGGTATTCCAGTAACTGCGGCAAAACTTGCCAAACAAAATAATATCCATACTTTTGTAGTCATGTCTTCCATGGGAGCAGATGCCAAAAGTTCTGTGTTTTATAACAGAACAAAAGGAGAAATGGAACAAGCTGTTTTACAGCAAAAAATAGCACATACTTTTATAGTAAGACCTTCTTTAATTGGTGGCGATAGAAAAGAGTTTAGATTCGGCGAAAAAATAGGACAAGGAATTTTAAAAGTTTTAAATCCTTTATTAATTGGAGGCTTAAAAAAGTACAGAATGATTCATCCCGAGAAAATAGCAAGCTGCATGCAAATACTTGCAAATAAACATGATGCTGAGACAATAATCAGTTCAGATAAAATTTTAACAATAGTAAATACCACAGAATAATGAATACAGAACAACCCAATAATCCAATGCATGGAATAAAATTAGCTACTATTTTAGAGCAGCTTTTTAAAGAATATGGTTGGGAAGAATTAGGAGACCTTTTAAATATTAATGCTTTTAAAAACAATCCTACGTATAAATCGAGTTTAAAATTTTTAAGAACTACACCTTGGGCAAGAGAAAAAGTAGAAAGATTGTACGAAAAAACAATGTTAAAATAATTTTTTGAAGCTATTTCCTGCTTTCACTACTCGCTTTTTTTATCCTAAAAAGGAATAAAAAAGAGCTCAAACAAACCGTTCAATCAGGGCTAGACTTTTTTGCCCGCTTTTTGCTTTCATTAAAAAGTGAATTTCATAATAATAAAATTAAAAATCTGTCAGTTTATTAAAACTCACAGATTTTTTTATAACAATATTAGATGTCACTCAGATTTTTTCGCTGTTGTTTAATGGTAAGTGTACTTCCATCATGGCTCCAACCCGGAGCTGCAAATGCATATTTAAATTTATGAAACCAGTTTTTAGATTTTTTCATATCACTCCAGATATCTTTATACTCATGCGTTAAGATGGTAATCGGATTGTAAGAATCGGGAGCGTGCGTTACACCATATTTTATATCAATTGTTTCGTCTAGTTCTTTCCAGGTTCCAAACATTCTATCGAATATATTTAAAAAACCACCATGATTTTTGTCCATATACTCAGCATTTTGGGCATGATGTACTTGGTGCATTGTATGCGTATTCAGTATTTTTTCAAGAAAACCCAATTTTGGTACGTAAACAGTATGCAGTTGAAATTGCCATAAAGCTTCAATACCTAAACATACAACAAGCATTTCTGGCGGAAAACCAATAGCTACAATCCACATATAAAAAAAAGGTTTGTATAGAATAGTAAACCAGCCATTTCTTACCGCAGTTCCTAAATTAAAGTTGTCAGACGAATGGTGTACAATATGCGCTGCCCAAAGAAAACGAACATTATGGTTTTGTCTGTGAAACCAATAGTAACTAAAATCGTCTAATAATTGACATAAAATCCAGATATACCAAGCGTACCCAAAAGATTCATAGCCCATAATATTTGTACGAACTCCATCTAAAATTGGATTAAAAATTTCATACACAAAATTAAAAAGTACAATAGCAGCAATCGTTTTTGTTAACGGAGCCAAAATAGCGGAACCAATTCCCATGCTAAGACTAGCAGCTAAATCTTTCCATTTATATAATTTTTTATTTTCTTCTTTTTTATGATGTTTGCTGTAAGTTAACTCTAATAAGATAAGACCTAGAAAGCAAGGAACACCGTACACTAGAGGGTTTGTAAAATCCATAAAATAATTAGGTTTAGTATGCTATAAAACTAAGGTAATAATACTCGTTTAGGCAAGGTTTAATAGATAGTTTTATTTTTTTTTTAGAGTTGTTACTCCAAAAAAATAACTTTTTATTTGTCATTCCTTTGTAGACAGGAATCTATAGTAGGCATAAGACAAATATTCTCTCTTTTTCTAAAAAGGATAAAATAGCGCTAAAACAAACCGTTCAATTAGGACAAAAATTGTCTACTAGTTTTTTTTTAATAAATAATTAGACCTCACAAGCTTTTAAAACCTGTGAGGTCTAATCTCTTTAAATCAGTTTTTTTTACCGCTTTACTTTGTTGTAATTTATCTTCTAAAACCAAAAGGGGGTTTAGTAATCGGTTTAAAAATTAACTAGCAATTATTTGAAGCACCAACTCTTTTGTTAAAGGTCTTCCGTTGGCAATTTTCTTAATAGCATCAAAGGTAAAAACAAAATCGCATCCTGTTTTATAAGCAGAACAACCATAAGCCGATTTTCCCTTTAAAACAGTTCCTTGTTTACATTTCGGACAAGAGATTTTGTCAGTAGTTTTTTCTGGAGAAATTGCAGCTGCCGTTTTTTTAGCTTCTAGTTTTATTTTAAAATTTTCATCAAATCTTATTAAGCCTTCAACAGCACCTGCGTCTGTTTTAAAACCTTTTAAGTTCGTTGTACAACCTTTGTCAATCAATCGTATTAATTGATTTTCAGAAACCTTTTTTCCGCAGATTTCAAAAGGTATTTTTAAATCGCAATTGTTTTTATATTCAGAGCATCCAAAAGCAGCAGCACCTTTTAAAAGGCTTCCTTTTTTACATTTCGGACATGTTTTTCCTAGAACTTCTTTTTTTGTTAGCGCCTTTTTAACTTTTGGTTTAGCAGCGTTTTCAGTAGCTTTCTCACTTTCAGAAGAAATTCGTTTCTTAGAGGTATTAGAACGGACTTCATACACCAATTCGTCTACCATTTTCTTCATATTATTAATGAAGGTCCCTGCATTAAATTCTCCTCGTTCAATTTCCTTCAAGCGTTTTTCCCAACGTCCCGTTAATTCAGCAGATTTTAATAATTCGTTGTCAATAATATTAATTAAATCAATTCCGGTTTGGGTTGGTAAAACTAATTTCTTTTTGCGCTCAATATATTTTCTTCGGAATAAAGTTTCAATAATACTTGCTCGGGTAGAAGGTCTTCCAATTCCGTTTTCTTTCATCAATTCACGTAAATTTTCATCATCTACTTGCTTACCTGCGGTTTCCATAGCGCGTAATAAACTTGCTTCTGTAAAGTTTCTGGGTGGTTTTGTTTCTTTTTCTAAGAATGAAGGTTCATGAGATCCTTTTTCACCTTTACTAAAAGAAGGTAAAGTAACTTGTTCGTTTAATTCTTTTTTAATCTTGCTTTCTTCTGTTTCAAAAGCAACACGCCAACCTTTGGTTAGAATTTCTTTTCCGGTTGTTTTAAAAGGAACATCTGCGGCTTTACCTATTACAGAAGTATTAGAAACATCAGAATCTGGATAAAAAACACCAATAAATCTACGTGTAATTATATCATACACTTGTTGCTGATTGTATTGTAAATTCCCCTGAATTCCGGTAGGAATAATAGCGTGGTGATCGGTTACTTTTTTATCATCAAAAACACGTTTTGACTTTTTTATTTTACTTCCTAAAAGTGGTTGCGTTAATTCGCTATAGTTTGTTAATTTCGATAAAATTCCTGCAATTTTTGGATACACATCATTTGGTAAGAAAGTAGTATCAACTCTAGGATACGTAACAACTTTCATCTCGTATAACTTCTGAACTATTTTTAATGTTTCATCTGCAGAAAAACCGAATTTATTATTACAATATACTTGTAAGCCGGTTAAGTCGAACAATTTAGGAGCGTATTCTTTTCCTTTCTTTTTGGTAACAGAAACAATTTCAAAGTCTGATTCTTTAACTTTATTCGCTAAAACTTGTCCGTCTTCTTGTTTTAAAAAGCGTCCGTCTTCATAATTAAAAAGAGTGTTTCTATACGTAGTTTGTAATTCCCAATAAGGTTGAGGTTTAAAATTCTCAATTTCCACAAAACGATTTACCAACATTGCTAGGGTAGGAGTTTGCACTCTACCAACCGATAAAACTTGTTTATAACCGCCAAATTTTACGGTATATAAACGTGTTGCGTTTAAACCTAATAACCAATCTCCAATTGCTCTAGAGAATCCTGCATAATATAAATTGTCATATTTTTCTGCAGGTTTTAAGTTGTTAAAACCTTCTTTAATGGCTTCTTCCGTTAAAGATGAAATCCATAAACGTTGCACTTCACCTTTGTAACCCGCCTGATTAATTACCCAACGCTGAATCAATTCTCCTTCTGTACCAGCATCCCCACAATTAATAACAACTGTTGCTTTATCGAATAAAGATTTTACAATATTAAATTGTTTTCTAATTCCTGCATCACCTGTTACTTTGGTATCGAAACGTTCTGGAAGCATTGGTAAATTATTCAAATCCCAACTTTTCCAATGCGGTTTGTAATCTTTAGGCTCTAAAAGTGTACATAAATGTCCGAAAGTGTAGGTTACCGCATAGCCATTTCCTTCGTAGTAACCATCACGTTTTGTGTTGGCTCCTAGAATGTTAGCAATTTCTCTTGCTACACTTGGTTTCTCGGCAATACAGACTTTCATTGATTATTTTTGTGTGGTCGAAATTAGTGAATTATTATATATTTTAAGATGTTCTTTTTGCGATTGTTAATAAAATAGAATTCCTTCAGATTTTTAAAACCTGAAGGACTAAAATTGATATTAATATATTATTAATCAAGTGGTTTTTAATTTATAAATAGCATTTATATCACTTTAATTTTGAGAGTTCTTTTTTTACATCTTCCCAAGAGACTTTTTTCTTTTTAATTGATTCACTAACTTCTTGTTGTATTTCATTCTTTTGAGAATCACTTAAGTCATCCCATAAATCTGTTTTTTCTTTTTTACTCATGTTTAAAGATAATAAAAATTTTACTTCACCAAAGCCAATTGAATTCTCTTTCTAACCACATCAACCTCTAATACTCATCAGTCCTGTTTTTATTGAGTAATTATTTCCTTTGTCGAGTTAATTGTGTTTTGTGCTGATTATTAATATTTGTTTAGCATTATTTAAGTTTAAACAAATTTTCTATCAATACAATTTTTATTGATTTTTTCAAGTGCTTTTATAAATTCAGAAGTATCTAAAAAGTAACTTGGATAAGCTTTTTTTAATGATTTAAAGGATTGAGCAGAAACTAATACGGTTGCGTCTTTAGTATTTTCTACTTCTTTTTCTAATTTTACGTATTCTTTTGTTGCTTTCTCAAATTGATTTTTTGTGTAACTTTTTAAAACAACTCGTTTGTCAATAGTTTTTATATGAATTAAGTAGTAATCTCCATTCTTCATATATTTTTTATCAATATGATTTGCAGATACTCTTAAGCCTTTTAAAATTGTTATAATATCTAATTCTTTAGATAAGACATAACAATCAATCATTAAATCTTGTATGGATTTATCTTTATGTTCTTCTAGTACAGGTAGTTTTTCTTTTAATGAAAAAAGAGAGCTTACAATTTTAAAAAAGTCTAACCATTCGTCAGGGCCTTTACTTGATTTTAATGAAGTTTTTGTTATTATTCCTGCAGTTTCAACTGCAGTTGCCCAATTATGTTGTAGTACAGTTCTTATTTGTAATTCTAATTTTAACTTATTATAATCTATTTTTTTAGAGTTATATTCATATACAAAATGAACACTTCTATAACCTGATTTTTTTGGATATAAAATATAATTATAAGGTTTGGGTAATAGTTTGTGATTTAGTCGATTATCTAATAATATTTTTTCAAGAATTGCTAATTGTTTAGAGTCTTTAAGAACTATTCTAATTCCTCCAATATCATTCATTCCTCCAAGTCCCATATCTGGTTTTAAATCTAACTTATATTCAATAGATGTAATTCTCTTCAGTCTTTGAGAAACTAAGTATGGTGTAATTTCATTTTTATCTAATAGCCTTATAATTGCATTTTTAAGTACGTTTAAAGGGTGAAGGTGATTAGTTCTCCATTCATTAATTATAGAAAGTGCATTATTTACTTCTTCACTTGATTTTGAAGATAATAGTTTCTTTCCTTCCTTTGAAATTCTTTTTCTACTATATTTCATTTTTAATGCAAGGTTATTAATTTATTAAATAGAGTTTAATAAATTTCTTTCATAAAATATTTCCAAGAAATACTTCTGCCTTCATCTAAATCCTTAATTCCTTGCTCTATTTCATCTTTTTGAGATTGAGTTAGTTCATCCCAAAAATCAATTTTTTCTATTTTCTTAGTCATTTTATAAAGATAAGAATTTTACTTCACCAAAGCCAATTGAATTCTCTTTCTAACCACATCAACCTCTAATACTTTTACAGTAATTTGTTGTTGTAAAGTAACAATTGCGTTTACATCTTTTACAAACGTATCAGACAGATTAGAAACATGAATTAAGCCACTTTCCTTAATTCCGATATCTACAAAACAACCAAAATTAGTAATGTTATTTACAATTCCGGGTAAAGTTTGTCCGCTTATTAAATCTGTAATTGTTTTAATATTCTGATCAAAAGAAAACATCTTCGCTTTTGCTCTTGGGTCAACTCCAGGTTTTTCTAATTCTTTAATAATATCTTCTAGCGTAGGTAGACCAAACGTTTCAGAAATGTAGTTTTTCAAATTTATTTGTTGAAGAACTTCTTTGTTGCCAATAAAATCTGCAACTTTATTTTTATGGTCTTTCGCCATTTTATCAACCAAAGCATAACTTTCTGGATGCACGCCAGAATCATCTAACGGATTCTTCGCATTTTTAATACGTAAAAAACCAGCAGCTTGTTCAAAGGCTTTTCCGCCCAAACGCGGCACTTTTTTAATGGCAGTTCTAGAGGTAAAAGAACCGTTTTCATTTCGATAATTCACTATATTTTCTGCAATTTTTGGTCCAATTCCAGAAACATAACTCAATAAAGATTCACTTGCTGTATTTATGTTTACACCAACCGTATTTACACAGCTTTCTACAACGGTATCTAAAGATTTTTTCAGTTTAGTTTGATCTACATCATGCTGATATTGGCCAACCCCAATCGATTTTGCATCAATCTTTACCAATTCTGCCAATGGATCTGCCAATCTTCTTCCAATAGAAACAGAACCACGAACAGTAACATCATAATTAGGAAATTCATCTCGTGCAATTTTAGAAGCCGAATAAATAGATGCGCCAGCTTCACTCACCACAAAAACTTCAACATCATTTTTAAACTGAATTTTCTTTACTAACTGTTCGGTTTCTCTTGATGCTGTTCCGTTTCCAATAGCAATGGCTTCAATTTTATAAGCATCAACTAAAGAACTAATTTTTTTAATGGCTTCTATAGATTGATTTTGTGGCGCATGCGGATAAATATTCTCGTTATGGACTAAATCTCCTTGTTCATTTAAACAAACCACTTTACAACCAGATCTAAAACCAGGGTCGATTGCTAAAATTCTTTTTTCACCTAAAGGAGCGCCTAATAATAATTGTTGTAAGTTTTTTGCAAAAACAGTAATTGCAGCTTCATCCGCTTTTTCTTTTGCAATAGACATTGCTTCGTTAGATAACGAAGGAAATAGCAAACGTTTATAAGCATCTGCAATTGCCAATTGGAGTTGTTCTGAACATTCGTTTTGAGAACGAATAATCCGCTCTTCCATTTTTTGAAGTGCTCTTTCTTTGTCAATTTCTATTTTAACACGAATAAAACCTTCGTTTTCTGCTCTTAAAATAGCTAATAATCTGTGTGATGGAATTTTACTTAAAGATTCGTTCCAATCAAAATAATCTTTAAATTTTTGCGCTTTCTCATCATCAGCTTTTGCTTTAATAATTTTAGATGAAATTGTTGAATGACGTTCTAATTCTCGTCTTAAATTAGTTCTAATATCTGTACGTTCATTAATCCATTCTGCAATTATAAAACGAGCACCTTCTAAAGCATCTTCAATGGTTTCAACTTCGTTGGATGTGTATTTAGAAGCTGTATGTTCTAAGTCGTTTACTCGTTGACTCATTATCATTTTTGCCAACGGTTCTAAGCCTTGTAAACGTGCAGTTTCTGCTTTGGTTTTACGCTTTTTCTTAAAAGGTAAATACAAATCTTCAAGAGCAATTAAATGGCTAGCAGTCGTTACTTTCTGTGCTAATTCGGTTGTTAAAACATTTTGTTCTTCTAAAGCTTTTAAAATAGCTTTTTTACGTTTTTCTAAGACTTCAAAAACTTCTTTAAATTTAACGATTTCTCCAATTTCTACTTCATCTAAATTACCTGTCATTTCTTTTCGATATCTAGATATAAAAGGAATTGTAGCATCTTCATTTAATAAAGAAATAGTATTTTCTACAGATTTAGATGAAAGTTGTGTTTGCTGAATTATATATTGAAGGATTTGCATTTTTCCGATTGAATTTTGAGGAATAAAAAAACCTCATAAAAATGAATTTATGAGGTTGTAAATATAGTTTTTAAATTGAATTTTTACACAATTACTTTTTCAAAAGCTAATCTCTTGGCGTTGTAATTGGTATAAATAATTCCACAATATTTGTAGCCTAATTTTTTTAGTAAAGATTGCATTCCTGTATTTTCTTCATGCGTATCAATCTTTAAGCTTTTAATCTTTTTTTCTAGTAATTGTAAATGAAATTCATGAAACATAAAAGTAGCCAAACCAAATTTTCGAAACTCCTTTTTAATAGCCATTCTATGAATTACTCCGTAAACTTCAGTTTCATCAACAATCCAATTTCCTTCAATAACTTTATATGTTGGTTCTGGGTTTGATGTAAACATAGAAGTTGCCATTATCTGATTTTCATCATTTACAACAACATAGCTTTCTCCTTTTAAAACATCATTTTCTACTTGTTCAGTATTCGGATAGCCGTTTTGCCATTGATCGATTTCTTGAGAAGCTAAAAATTGTTTTGCCTCTTCAATAATTTCCATGATTTTGGAAATGTCTTCAATTTTAGAAAGTCTTATTTTCATATAAATTTAATGTATAAAAAAACCACGAATTCATTTTAATTTATGAATTCGTGGCTAAAATAATTTATTTTAAGAAGTTACTACGCTGTAACTTTGCCTTTTTTAGTTTTCTTTTCTGATGTAAAGTCAATAATTTCTTGATTGTGTAAAATATCTTGTAACGTTTGTCCTTTTCTAATTAAGTAATCTTTTCCTTTGTGTACCATAACTTCTGGTGGTAAAAATCGAGAGTTGTAATTTGAAGCCATAGAAAAACAATAGGCGCCTGCATTGTGAAAACACAAAATATCTTCTTCAGAGATTTCTGCAATTCTTCTATTAGAACCAAAAGTATCTGTTTCACAAATGTATCCTACCACAGAATAGTATCTGTCTCTTCCTGTTGGATTAGAAATATTTGTAATGTGATGATAAGAATCATACATCATTGGTCTTACTAAGTGATTAAAACCAGAATCTATGTGTGCAAAAACAGTAGAAGTTGTTTGTTTTACAACATTTACTTTGGCTAAGAAAACACCTGCTTCAGAAACTAAAAATTTTCCAGGTTCAAACATTAAGGTAATGTCTTTTCCGTATTCTACACAGAATTCATTAAACCTTTCTGACAATTGTAGGCCCAATTGCTCGATATCTGTAGAAATGTCTCCTTCTTTATACGGAACTTTAAATCCGCTTCCGAAATCGATAAAATCGATATTTTCAAATTGTTTAGCAACATCAAATAAGATTTCTGTAGCACGTAAAAAAGTATCGATATCTAAAATATCTGACCCAGTATGCATGTGGATTCCGTTGATATTCATTCCTGTATTTTCTACCACACGTTTAATATGCGGAACTTGGTGAATCGATATTCCGAATTTAGAATCGATATGGCCTACCGATATTTTAGAATTTCCACCTGCCATAATATGTGGATTTATACGCACACAAACAGGAATTTCTGGATGTTTTTGTCCGAATAACTCTAAAATAGAAAGATTATCAATATTAATTTGAACTCCTAATTTAGCAACTTCTTCAATCTCTTTTAAAGAAACACCATTGGGCGTATAGATTATTTTTTTAGGATCGATTCCTGTAGTTAAGCCCAAATGAACCTCTTGAATAGAAACGGTATCTAAACCTGCACCAATATTCTTAAAAAACTTTAAAATATTGATATTTGAAAGTGCTTTTACGGCATAATTCAATTTTAAATGTTTAACGCTACTAAAAGCATTTGTTAACCTGTTGTATTGCGATTCGATTTTATCGGTATCGTAAACATATAAAGGACTT from Polaribacter sp. ALD11 includes the following:
- a CDS encoding aminopeptidase P N-terminal domain-containing protein → MKNFKFLLVAFLVTSFSGFSQTPTDFLSKDFHKNRREALRAKMPTNSVAVVFANPLRNRANDVDYVFHQDPNFYYLTGYREPNGVLVLFSDEQTDENGVSYNEILYVQKRDKRAEQWNGKRLGIEGAKNELGFKMALNADEFVNSNITFKNFDRIFIEKFHDDYRNSARETSEVYDLVIAFKEKAAYNPKNFLSPIKKQIYELVKTTSIENSANVAQIIGRALAYDPSLKSDEDLMKFKEATDNNLKKELQQKIALKLDAKTNIDVTFLSANLATLREVKTIEELKLLTKAVRISAIGQVEVMKAMKPHMSEMELQGIHEFVYKKYGAEYEGYPSIVGAGNNGCILHYIENSKTKLGNNLVLMDLGAEYRGYTADVTRTIPANGKFSKEQKAIYEIVYNAQEAGIAAYVIGESMAKPNLLSKKIVDEGLYKLGIIKSVDEKHPYYPHGTSHHIGLDVHDPGNYGNFEENMVVTMEPGIYIPEGSTCDKKWWGIGIRIEDDILVTRNGPVNLSSEAPRTVNEIEKMMAKKSVLDDFVLPNLDK
- a CDS encoding NAD(P)H-binding protein, producing the protein MNKTAIILGATGLTGSLLLEKLIADKSYQKIKLFSRSAVTITSDKIEEHLIDLLKLEDSKNEFIADEVFCCIGTTASKTKDKELYKSIDYGIPVTAAKLAKQNNIHTFVVMSSMGADAKSSVFYNRTKGEMEQAVLQQKIAHTFIVRPSLIGGDRKEFRFGEKIGQGILKVLNPLLIGGLKKYRMIHPEKIASCMQILANKHDAETIISSDKILTIVNTTE
- a CDS encoding VF530 family DNA-binding protein; amino-acid sequence: MNTEQPNNPMHGIKLATILEQLFKEYGWEELGDLLNINAFKNNPTYKSSLKFLRTTPWAREKVERLYEKTMLK
- a CDS encoding sterol desaturase family protein; its protein translation is MDFTNPLVYGVPCFLGLILLELTYSKHHKKEENKKLYKWKDLAASLSMGIGSAILAPLTKTIAAIVLFNFVYEIFNPILDGVRTNIMGYESFGYAWYIWILCQLLDDFSYYWFHRQNHNVRFLWAAHIVHHSSDNFNLGTAVRNGWFTILYKPFFYMWIVAIGFPPEMLVVCLGIEALWQFQLHTVYVPKLGFLEKILNTHTMHQVHHAQNAEYMDKNHGGFLNIFDRMFGTWKELDETIDIKYGVTHAPDSYNPITILTHEYKDIWSDMKKSKNWFHKFKYAFAAPGWSHDGSTLTIKQQRKNLSDI
- a CDS encoding type IA DNA topoisomerase → MKVCIAEKPSVAREIANILGANTKRDGYYEGNGYAVTYTFGHLCTLLEPKDYKPHWKSWDLNNLPMLPERFDTKVTGDAGIRKQFNIVKSLFDKATVVINCGDAGTEGELIQRWVINQAGYKGEVQRLWISSLTEEAIKEGFNNLKPAEKYDNLYYAGFSRAIGDWLLGLNATRLYTVKFGGYKQVLSVGRVQTPTLAMLVNRFVEIENFKPQPYWELQTTYRNTLFNYEDGRFLKQEDGQVLANKVKESDFEIVSVTKKKGKEYAPKLFDLTGLQVYCNNKFGFSADETLKIVQKLYEMKVVTYPRVDTTFLPNDVYPKIAGILSKLTNYSELTQPLLGSKIKKSKRVFDDKKVTDHHAIIPTGIQGNLQYNQQQVYDIITRRFIGVFYPDSDVSNTSVIGKAADVPFKTTGKEILTKGWRVAFETEESKIKKELNEQVTLPSFSKGEKGSHEPSFLEKETKPPRNFTEASLLRAMETAGKQVDDENLRELMKENGIGRPSTRASIIETLFRRKYIERKKKLVLPTQTGIDLINIIDNELLKSAELTGRWEKRLKEIERGEFNAGTFINNMKKMVDELVYEVRSNTSKKRISSESEKATENAAKPKVKKALTKKEVLGKTCPKCKKGSLLKGAAAFGCSEYKNNCDLKIPFEICGKKVSENQLIRLIDKGCTTNLKGFKTDAGAVEGLIRFDENFKIKLEAKKTAAAISPEKTTDKISCPKCKQGTVLKGKSAYGCSAYKTGCDFVFTFDAIKKIANGRPLTKELVLQIIAS
- a CDS encoding RelA/SpoT domain-containing protein, whose protein sequence is MKYSRKRISKEGKKLLSSKSSEEVNNALSIINEWRTNHLHPLNVLKNAIIRLLDKNEITPYLVSQRLKRITSIEYKLDLKPDMGLGGMNDIGGIRIVLKDSKQLAILEKILLDNRLNHKLLPKPYNYILYPKKSGYRSVHFVYEYNSKKIDYNKLKLELQIRTVLQHNWATAVETAGIITKTSLKSSKGPDEWLDFFKIVSSLFSLKEKLPVLEEHKDKSIQDLMIDCYVLSKELDIITILKGLRVSANHIDKKYMKNGDYYLIHIKTIDKRVVLKSYTKNQFEKATKEYVKLEKEVENTKDATVLVSAQSFKSLKKAYPSYFLDTSEFIKALEKINKNCIDRKFV
- a CDS encoding Tex family protein, giving the protein MQILQYIIQQTQLSSKSVENTISLLNEDATIPFISRYRKEMTGNLDEVEIGEIVKFKEVFEVLEKRKKAILKALEEQNVLTTELAQKVTTASHLIALEDLYLPFKKKRKTKAETARLQGLEPLAKMIMSQRVNDLEHTASKYTSNEVETIEDALEGARFIIAEWINERTDIRTNLRRELERHSTISSKIIKAKADDEKAQKFKDYFDWNESLSKIPSHRLLAILRAENEGFIRVKIEIDKERALQKMEERIIRSQNECSEQLQLAIADAYKRLLFPSLSNEAMSIAKEKADEAAITVFAKNLQQLLLGAPLGEKRILAIDPGFRSGCKVVCLNEQGDLVHNENIYPHAPQNQSIEAIKKISSLVDAYKIEAIAIGNGTASRETEQLVKKIQFKNDVEVFVVSEAGASIYSASKIARDEFPNYDVTVRGSVSIGRRLADPLAELVKIDAKSIGVGQYQHDVDQTKLKKSLDTVVESCVNTVGVNINTASESLLSYVSGIGPKIAENIVNYRNENGSFTSRTAIKKVPRLGGKAFEQAAGFLRIKNAKNPLDDSGVHPESYALVDKMAKDHKNKVADFIGNKEVLQQINLKNYISETFGLPTLEDIIKELEKPGVDPRAKAKMFSFDQNIKTITDLISGQTLPGIVNNITNFGCFVDIGIKESGLIHVSNLSDTFVKDVNAIVTLQQQITVKVLEVDVVRKRIQLALVK
- a CDS encoding GNAT family N-acetyltransferase: MKIRLSKIEDISKIMEIIEEAKQFLASQEIDQWQNGYPNTEQVENDVLKGESYVVVNDENQIMATSMFTSNPEPTYKVIEGNWIVDETEVYGVIHRMAIKKEFRKFGLATFMFHEFHLQLLEKKIKSLKIDTHEENTGMQSLLKKLGYKYCGIIYTNYNAKRLAFEKVIV
- the lysA gene encoding diaminopimelate decarboxylase — encoded protein: MERAQLLELANKYGSPLYVYDTDKIESQYNRLTNAFSSVKHLKLNYAVKALSNINILKFFKNIGAGLDTVSIQEVHLGLTTGIDPKKIIYTPNGVSLKEIEEVAKLGVQINIDNLSILELFGQKHPEIPVCVRINPHIMAGGNSKISVGHIDSKFGISIHQVPHIKRVVENTGMNINGIHMHTGSDILDIDTFLRATEILFDVAKQFENIDFIDFGSGFKVPYKEGDISTDIEQLGLQLSERFNEFCVEYGKDITLMFEPGKFLVSEAGVFLAKVNVVKQTTSTVFAHIDSGFNHLVRPMMYDSYHHITNISNPTGRDRYYSVVGYICETDTFGSNRRIAEISEEDILCFHNAGAYCFSMASNYNSRFLPPEVMVHKGKDYLIRKGQTLQDILHNQEIIDFTSEKKTKKGKVTA